Proteins co-encoded in one Metabacillus sp. KUDC1714 genomic window:
- a CDS encoding aminotransferase-like domain-containing protein, translating to MSSKYIEIMEEIKLQLADRSLIAGSKLPSVRQLSEHFSCSKNTVIKAYEELEKEHLIYSVPKSGYFVLNEFQHATNENDVIDFLSAGPDKNVMPYVEFQHCMNQAIEQYKEELFTYSDQQGLYSLRVQLVKYLQNLQVFTQPDRVVVVSGSQQALNLLVSMPFPNGKNNILIEQPTYFGFIESINIQKANTFGIELSMEGIDLDRLEYIFRNNDIKFFYIIPRFHNPLGHCYSNSEKKKIVELAEKYDVYIVEDDFLGDLDPNAKSDPLFSFDPSGRVIYIKSFSKIFLPGLRIATIVLPTLMINNFLRYKFSSDFNSSALSQGALEIYLKSGMFTSHLKKIKEVYHTKMQILQEACELLLPADTHFSKPTSGFYLSISLPENVTAKQVVHMLNEQRIFVDDASRMFLPEYKKENLLRLSISQVNESQIKLGVERLAHCISLINSRKNHITPNNFLLL from the coding sequence ATGAGCTCAAAATATATTGAGATAATGGAAGAAATTAAGCTTCAGCTAGCAGATAGGTCGCTTATTGCAGGGAGTAAACTTCCTTCTGTTCGTCAGCTATCTGAGCATTTTTCATGTAGCAAAAATACTGTCATTAAAGCATACGAAGAACTAGAAAAAGAGCATTTAATTTATTCTGTTCCTAAAAGTGGCTACTTTGTTTTGAATGAATTTCAACATGCGACCAATGAAAATGACGTGATTGATTTCTTGTCTGCTGGTCCAGATAAAAACGTTATGCCTTATGTTGAATTTCAACATTGTATGAATCAAGCAATTGAACAATATAAAGAAGAGCTTTTTACATACTCTGATCAACAAGGGCTTTACTCATTACGAGTACAGTTAGTGAAATATTTGCAGAATCTACAGGTGTTCACTCAACCAGATAGAGTAGTTGTTGTTTCTGGTTCGCAGCAAGCACTTAATTTATTAGTTTCTATGCCGTTTCCAAATGGAAAAAACAATATTCTAATTGAACAGCCTACTTATTTCGGATTCATTGAGTCCATCAATATACAAAAAGCTAATACTTTTGGAATTGAGTTATCGATGGAAGGCATTGATCTCGATCGTCTGGAATACATTTTTCGAAATAACGATATAAAGTTTTTCTATATAATCCCGAGATTTCACAATCCACTTGGACATTGTTACTCGAATAGCGAAAAGAAAAAAATCGTTGAGTTAGCTGAAAAATACGATGTATATATAGTGGAAGATGATTTTTTAGGAGACCTTGACCCAAATGCAAAATCCGATCCTTTATTTTCTTTCGATCCTTCAGGGAGAGTGATTTATATTAAAAGCTTTTCGAAAATATTCCTCCCAGGGTTAAGGATTGCTACAATCGTTCTTCCTACATTAATGATTAACAATTTTTTACGATATAAATTTAGTTCGGATTTTAATAGTTCAGCACTTTCACAAGGTGCTCTAGAAATCTATTTAAAAAGTGGAATGTTTACTAGCCATCTCAAAAAAATAAAAGAGGTATACCATACTAAAATGCAAATCCTTCAAGAAGCCTGTGAGTTATTGCTACCGGCTGATACTCATTTTTCAAAACCGACTTCAGGATTCTATCTATCCATCAGTTTGCCCGAAAATGTGACAGCAAAACAGGTAGTTCATATGCTAAACGAGCAGCGTATATTTGTTGATGATGCCTCTAGAATGTTTTTGCCAGAATATAAAAAGGAAAATCTCCTTCGATTAAGCATCTCACAAGTGAACGAGAGTCAAATTAAACTAGGGGTAGAGCGATTGGCTCATTGTATTTCTTTAATTAACAGTAGAAAAAATCATATTACTCCAAATAACTTTTTACTCTTGTAG
- a CDS encoding sugar ABC transporter permease has product MRNMKTKKSFGLFISYTILAFMMVIIIYPLLWTVGASFNPGNSLISTSIIPKNPTLDHYRELFAGKESLQYGHWYLNSLKISLFTMLGTIVSVSFTAYAFSRFRFKGRKNALTLFLLLQMIPQFSALIALFVLAQILGMMNSHWLLILLYIGGQIPMNTYLMKGYMDSIPIDLDESAKIDGASNTRIFLQIIMPLSRPMVAVVAMNGFTGPLGDFVLSSTILRSPEAYTLPIGLYNLVNDVMGASYTTFAAGAILISIPIAIIFILLQKNFVSGLTAGGTKG; this is encoded by the coding sequence ATGAGAAACATGAAGACAAAAAAATCCTTTGGTCTCTTTATTTCTTATACAATATTAGCTTTTATGATGGTTATCATTATTTACCCTTTACTTTGGACGGTTGGTGCTAGCTTTAATCCTGGTAACAGCTTAATTAGTACGTCAATCATTCCGAAAAATCCAACATTGGATCATTATCGAGAATTGTTCGCTGGTAAGGAAAGTTTACAATATGGCCATTGGTATTTAAACTCACTAAAAATTAGTTTGTTTACGATGTTAGGTACCATTGTGAGTGTCTCCTTTACAGCCTATGCATTCTCGCGTTTTCGCTTTAAAGGTAGAAAGAATGCCTTAACGTTATTTCTCTTGCTACAAATGATTCCTCAGTTTTCAGCGTTAATTGCTTTATTCGTTTTAGCACAGATCTTAGGGATGATGAATAGTCATTGGTTGTTAATCCTTCTTTATATTGGTGGGCAAATTCCAATGAATACGTATTTAATGAAAGGGTATATGGATTCGATTCCAATTGATTTAGACGAAAGTGCCAAGATTGATGGGGCGAGCAATACGAGAATCTTTTTACAAATTATTATGCCTTTATCAAGACCAATGGTGGCAGTCGTTGCGATGAATGGCTTTACAGGTCCACTTGGAGATTTCGTTTTATCCTCGACGATCCTGAGATCACCTGAAGCTTACACACTGCCAATTGGTTTATATAACCTTGTAAATGATGTAATGGGTGCAAGCTACACAACTTTCGCAGCAGGAGCAATTTTAATCAGTATACCAATTGCTATAATCTTTATTCTTTTACAAAAGAACTTTGTATCAGGCTTAACAGCAGGTGGAACGAAAGGTTAA
- the lmr(B) gene encoding lincomycin efflux MFS transporter Lmr(B): MNATASVSAPQSADKEYKVVPILVAFLISGFIGLFSETALNIALSELIQVFNTNAATVQWLTTGYLLTLGILVPISGLLLQWFTTRQLFITSLCLSIIGTLIAAMAPSFEILMVARVFQAMGTALLLPLMFNTILLIFPPEKRGGAMGMIGLVIMFAPAVGPTFSGLVLENLSWHWIFWMSLPFLVIGLLAGVFYMENVSEVTKPKIDILSVVLSTLGFGGVVFGFSSAGEGPEGWSSPKVIIFILVGIVSLVLFCLRQLKMEQPMINLRAFRYPMFTIGVVLVFICMMVILSSMLLLPLYLQGGMVLSAFVAGLILLPGGVINGLLSPVMGRLFDKYGPKWLVIPGLVIVAVVLWFLSGVTTASTITLIVTLHIFLMIGIAMVMMPAQTNGLNELPKQYYPDGTAIMNTLQQVAGAIGTAVAVSIMSAGQQDYLGTVEDPADPINIPASLTAGIQDGFIFALIAAGIALIIAFFIKRVRVEH; encoded by the coding sequence TTGAATGCAACTGCAAGTGTATCAGCTCCACAAAGTGCTGATAAAGAGTATAAGGTAGTTCCGATTTTGGTTGCTTTTCTTATTAGTGGTTTTATTGGGTTATTCAGTGAAACAGCGTTGAATATAGCATTGAGTGAATTAATCCAGGTTTTTAATACGAATGCTGCAACTGTTCAATGGTTAACGACTGGATATTTATTAACATTAGGTATTTTAGTTCCGATTTCAGGGCTTTTGCTTCAATGGTTTACAACGAGACAGCTGTTTATTACGTCGTTATGTTTATCAATTATTGGAACGTTGATTGCCGCTATGGCACCTAGTTTTGAAATTTTAATGGTTGCCCGTGTGTTTCAAGCGATGGGAACTGCATTGCTTTTACCTTTAATGTTTAACACGATTTTACTGATTTTCCCTCCAGAAAAACGTGGAGGAGCAATGGGAATGATCGGTTTGGTTATTATGTTTGCACCAGCTGTGGGACCGACTTTTTCTGGATTGGTTCTTGAAAACCTTTCATGGCATTGGATTTTTTGGATGTCACTTCCGTTTTTAGTGATTGGTTTGTTAGCGGGTGTTTTTTATATGGAAAACGTCTCAGAAGTAACCAAACCAAAAATTGATATACTCTCTGTTGTCCTATCAACATTAGGCTTCGGAGGAGTGGTGTTTGGCTTTAGTAGTGCTGGTGAAGGACCAGAAGGCTGGAGCAGTCCTAAAGTGATTATTTTCATCCTTGTAGGAATTGTCTCTCTTGTTCTTTTTTGTTTACGTCAATTAAAAATGGAGCAGCCAATGATTAACTTAAGAGCCTTTCGCTATCCGATGTTTACGATAGGCGTAGTGCTCGTGTTTATTTGTATGATGGTCATTCTTTCCTCAATGTTACTACTGCCACTCTATTTACAAGGTGGAATGGTGTTATCTGCGTTTGTCGCAGGGCTTATACTTTTACCGGGTGGGGTTATAAATGGGCTTTTATCACCAGTTATGGGTAGGTTGTTTGATAAATACGGACCGAAGTGGCTTGTCATTCCAGGTTTAGTAATTGTGGCCGTAGTGCTTTGGTTTTTATCAGGAGTTACAACTGCATCAACGATTACATTAATTGTTACATTGCATATCTTTTTAATGATCGGTATTGCGATGGTGATGATGCCTGCACAAACAAATGGTCTTAATGAATTGCCAAAGCAGTATTATCCAGATGGAACAGCGATAATGAATACCCTGCAACAGGTAGCGGGTGCAATAGGTACCGCTGTTGCTGTAAGTATCATGTCTGCTGGTCAACAAGATTATTTAGGTACGGTAGAAGATCCTGCTGATCCAATCAACATCCCAGCTTCCCTAACAGCAGGAATTCAGGATGGCTTTATATTTGCGTTAATTGCTGCAGGGATTGCATTGATAATTGCATTTTTTATTAAACGCGTGCGAGTTGAGCATTAA
- a CDS encoding sugar ABC transporter permease — translation MQHRRIALLLSIIPGLGQFYNKQWIKGFMFLVLGVSFFAVFADLLNMGFWGLFTLGTEVPRDNSVFLLAEGIIAVIVTCFGLAIYYLNLRDAFKNGKLRDEEKELSSLKAQYQNLISQGYPYVVSGPSLFILIFAVIFPILFSFALAFTNYDLYHSPPANLADWVGLQTFAEIFTVDIWRATFFDVLAWTVIWTLVASTIQVSIGIFLAVLVNQKEIRFKRFIRTVLVLPWAVPGFVTILIFAGLFNDSFGAVNNDILAAFGIDAIPWLTDANWSKLALILMQGWLGFPYIFLVTTGVLQSIPEDLYEAATIDGASVFAKFKNITMPMILIAMAPIIITQYTFNFNNFNIIYLFNGGGPAVPGSTAGGTDILVSWIYKLTMQSSQYSLAAALTILLSVFVIAIALWQFRRTNSFKEGA, via the coding sequence ATGCAACATCGTAGAATTGCCTTACTATTATCGATTATTCCTGGGCTTGGTCAATTTTATAATAAACAATGGATAAAAGGCTTTATGTTCTTAGTTCTTGGTGTATCGTTTTTTGCAGTATTTGCAGACCTGTTGAACATGGGGTTTTGGGGTCTTTTTACGCTTGGAACAGAGGTGCCGCGTGACAACTCGGTCTTCCTTTTAGCGGAAGGGATAATCGCGGTAATCGTTACGTGTTTTGGTCTAGCAATCTATTACTTAAATTTACGTGATGCGTTTAAAAATGGAAAATTACGTGATGAGGAAAAGGAGCTAAGTTCTCTTAAAGCTCAGTATCAGAATTTAATTTCACAAGGCTATCCATATGTGGTAAGTGGACCATCACTATTTATTTTAATCTTTGCTGTCATTTTTCCAATCTTATTTAGTTTTGCGTTAGCATTTACGAACTACGACTTATATCATTCCCCACCTGCTAATTTAGCTGATTGGGTAGGCTTACAAACATTCGCTGAAATTTTCACGGTTGATATTTGGCGGGCAACCTTCTTTGATGTGTTAGCTTGGACGGTCATATGGACTTTAGTAGCTTCTACTATTCAAGTTAGTATTGGTATTTTCCTAGCTGTATTAGTGAATCAAAAGGAAATTCGATTTAAGAGGTTTATCCGTACAGTACTAGTGTTACCATGGGCGGTTCCAGGGTTTGTTACCATTTTAATTTTTGCTGGATTGTTTAATGATAGCTTTGGAGCGGTTAATAACGATATTTTAGCCGCATTTGGAATTGATGCAATTCCTTGGCTGACAGATGCGAATTGGTCAAAATTAGCCTTAATTCTCATGCAAGGCTGGTTAGGATTCCCGTATATCTTTTTAGTGACAACTGGTGTTTTACAATCAATTCCTGAAGATCTTTATGAAGCAGCGACAATTGATGGTGCATCAGTGTTTGCGAAGTTTAAGAATATTACAATGCCAATGATTTTAATTGCAATGGCGCCAATAATCATTACCCAGTATACGTTTAACTTTAATAACTTTAATATTATCTATCTTTTCAATGGCGGTGGTCCTGCAGTTCCTGGATCAACGGCTGGAGGGACGGATATATTAGTTTCCTGGATTTACAAGTTAACGATGCAATCAAGTCAATATTCTCTAGCGGCAGCATTAACGATCTTGTTATCTGTCTTTGTTATAGCGATTGCTTTATGGCAATTCAGAAGAACAAATTCATTTAAAGAGGGGGCTTAA
- a CDS encoding DMT family transporter yields the protein MQSETREKFGLLLGLVGVICFSLTLPSTSIAVEYFGTMVVGLGRTVVAAILVAGVFIVRKEKLPSLRQFKSLLIVAFGAVLGFPLLTSSAMESLPVSHGAVELALLPLATAGFAMFRAGEVPSLKFWISSIIGSLAVIVYALHLGLGQLQFADLALLAAVIILGLSYAEGGKLAKELGSWQVIAWAIMIGAPFFIIPVGLNLTTEMLHAPIQAWVSFIYLAVVSQFLAYVAWYSGMAMGGIARVSQIQYLQPFLMILFATVFLDESITFFTSVIAVIVVFSVILGKNATVSKKGSLTEKN from the coding sequence ATGCAGAGTGAAACCAGAGAGAAATTTGGGTTATTGTTAGGATTAGTAGGTGTTATTTGTTTTAGCTTAACGCTCCCTTCTACAAGTATTGCAGTAGAGTATTTTGGGACCATGGTCGTCGGTTTAGGAAGAACAGTTGTTGCCGCAATTTTAGTTGCTGGTGTATTCATTGTTCGTAAAGAAAAGCTCCCTTCTCTTCGCCAATTCAAAAGTCTACTTATTGTTGCTTTTGGTGCAGTTTTAGGATTTCCTCTCCTCACTTCTAGTGCAATGGAATCCTTGCCTGTTTCTCATGGAGCAGTGGAATTAGCTCTGTTACCATTAGCCACAGCCGGATTTGCAATGTTTAGAGCTGGTGAAGTCCCTTCTCTAAAATTCTGGATTTCTAGTATAATCGGCTCTTTAGCAGTTATTGTGTATGCACTTCATCTAGGGTTAGGTCAATTACAATTTGCCGATTTAGCTTTATTAGCAGCAGTGATTATCCTTGGACTTAGTTACGCAGAAGGTGGGAAATTAGCGAAAGAATTAGGGAGTTGGCAAGTAATTGCTTGGGCGATTATGATCGGTGCCCCATTTTTCATTATCCCAGTTGGACTAAACCTTACAACTGAAATGCTCCATGCTCCAATACAAGCTTGGGTCAGTTTTATTTATCTCGCAGTTGTTAGTCAATTTCTAGCATATGTTGCTTGGTATAGCGGAATGGCTATGGGCGGAATAGCAAGAGTTAGTCAGATTCAATACTTACAACCATTTTTGATGATACTATTTGCAACAGTTTTCCTCGATGAATCCATCACATTTTTCACTTCTGTAATAGCAGTGATTGTTGTCTTTTCTGTTATATTAGGCAAAAATGCTACCGTTTCAAAAAAAGGATCACTAACAGAGAAAAACTAA
- a CDS encoding beta-galactosidase — MTKGDKTYTTKANFMLHGGDYNPDQWLDRPDILADDIKLMKLSHTNTFSVGIFAWSALEPEEGVYNFEWLDEIFENIYKNGGRIILATPSGARPAWLSQKYPEVLRVNASRMKQLHGGRHNHCFSSEVYREKTQNINRLLAERYGNHPGLIMWHISNEYSGECHCDQCQHAFRHWLKQKYDHDLKALNDAWWTNFWSHTYSDWSQVESPSPIGENAVHGLNLDWRRFVTDQTISFFENEIVPLKEMTPNIPITTNFMADTFDLIPFQALDYSKFAKHLDVISWDAYPAWHNDWESTADLAMKVGFINDLYRSLKQQPFLLMESTPSGVNWHDVNKTKRPGMHLLSSMQMLAHGSDSILYFQWRKSRGSSEKFHGAVVDHDNSSENRVFKEVAKVGETLEKLSEVVGTNRTSDVAILYDWENNWAINDAQGFGMKTKRYPQTLQQHYRTFWEKDISVDVITKEQDFAAYKLLIVPMLYLVSEETISRLKAFVASGGTLVMTYISGIVNEHDLTYMGGWHKDLQEIFGMKPVETDTLFPNDKNFVTFRNGTYELKDYATVIESNTANIEGVYQDDFYANTPAITSHQYESGKSYYIGARLDDQFHQDFYSELIKDLSLEPVFPVTHGKGVSVQVRQAPEHDYIFVMNFTEEKQQVSFETKVTDMVTGEDLTGEITLDKYEVRIVEKSTN, encoded by the coding sequence ATGACAAAAGGTGATAAAACATATACAACAAAAGCAAACTTTATGCTCCATGGCGGAGATTATAATCCTGATCAATGGTTAGATCGACCAGATATTTTAGCTGATGATATCAAATTGATGAAGCTTTCACATACAAATACGTTTTCTGTTGGAATCTTTGCTTGGAGCGCACTTGAGCCTGAAGAAGGGGTATATAACTTTGAATGGCTAGATGAGATTTTCGAAAATATTTACAAGAATGGCGGACGTATTATTCTAGCCACACCAAGTGGGGCGCGTCCTGCATGGTTGTCACAGAAATATCCTGAAGTTTTGCGTGTGAATGCGAGTAGAATGAAACAATTACATGGTGGAAGACATAATCATTGTTTTAGTTCAGAAGTTTACCGTGAAAAAACACAGAATATAAATCGGTTGTTAGCAGAAAGATATGGTAATCATCCAGGTCTCATCATGTGGCATATTTCAAATGAATATAGTGGGGAATGTCATTGTGATCAATGTCAACATGCCTTTAGACATTGGCTTAAGCAGAAATATGATCATGATCTAAAAGCTTTAAATGATGCATGGTGGACAAATTTTTGGAGTCACACGTACAGTGATTGGTCACAAGTAGAATCCCCATCACCAATCGGGGAAAATGCCGTACATGGCTTAAACTTGGATTGGCGTCGATTTGTAACTGACCAGACGATTTCGTTCTTTGAAAATGAAATTGTTCCATTAAAAGAAATGACACCTAATATTCCAATTACAACGAACTTTATGGCTGACACATTTGATTTAATTCCATTTCAAGCACTAGATTATAGCAAGTTTGCCAAACATCTTGATGTTATAAGTTGGGATGCGTATCCTGCGTGGCACAATGATTGGGAAAGTACAGCTGATTTGGCGATGAAGGTAGGCTTTATTAATGACTTGTACCGAAGTCTTAAACAACAACCATTTTTATTAATGGAATCTACACCAAGTGGAGTTAACTGGCATGATGTGAATAAAACAAAACGTCCAGGTATGCACTTGCTTTCATCGATGCAAATGCTTGCTCATGGATCTGATAGTATCCTATATTTCCAATGGCGAAAATCCCGTGGATCTTCGGAAAAATTCCATGGTGCTGTTGTCGATCATGATAATAGTTCAGAAAATCGTGTTTTCAAAGAGGTTGCTAAAGTTGGTGAAACGTTAGAAAAGCTATCTGAAGTTGTGGGTACGAACCGTACGTCAGATGTTGCGATTTTGTACGATTGGGAGAACAATTGGGCGATAAATGATGCACAAGGCTTTGGAATGAAGACGAAGCGTTACCCGCAAACATTACAACAGCATTATCGCACCTTCTGGGAAAAAGATATTTCAGTAGATGTGATTACGAAAGAACAAGATTTTGCTGCGTATAAATTATTGATCGTTCCAATGCTCTATTTAGTAAGTGAAGAAACGATTTCACGATTAAAAGCATTTGTCGCGAGCGGCGGTACATTGGTTATGACCTATATAAGTGGTATCGTGAATGAACATGATTTAACCTATATGGGTGGCTGGCATAAGGATCTTCAAGAGATTTTTGGTATGAAACCTGTTGAAACAGATACTTTATTCCCGAATGATAAAAACTTTGTCACTTTCCGTAATGGAACATACGAGTTGAAGGATTATGCAACTGTAATTGAGTCAAATACGGCAAACATCGAAGGAGTTTATCAAGATGATTTTTATGCTAATACTCCGGCAATTACTAGCCATCAGTATGAAAGTGGAAAGTCCTACTATATAGGAGCGCGTTTGGATGATCAGTTCCATCAAGACTTTTATTCTGAATTGATCAAAGATTTATCTCTAGAACCAGTTTTCCCTGTAACACACGGTAAAGGAGTATCTGTACAAGTTAGACAAGCTCCTGAACATGACTATATTTTTGTGATGAATTTTACAGAAGAAAAACAACAAGTTAGTTTTGAAACAAAAGTAACTGATATGGTGACTGGAGAAGACTTAACAGGTGAGATAACGCTAGATAAATATGAAGTAAGAATAGTGGAGAAATCAACCAATTAA
- a CDS encoding sugar ABC transporter substrate-binding protein, translated as MKSYKKLFGMMSGIALSLALVGCGPQESSEEGSEVKDETKTQELLVWEDIEKSSGIKDAVAKFEEEHDVTVKVVEKAYAQQIEDLRLDGPAGTGPDVLTMPGDQIGTAVTEGLIKELDVSEDIQSIYTEVAMQSQKVDNKVYGLPKAVETTMLYYNKDLVSEEELPATLDEWYEFSKEVTDGEKFGFLALFDQIYYAQSVLSGYGGYIFGKDDSGAFDAADIGLNNQGAVEGAQYIQKFYQEGLFPAGIIGEQGINVLESLFTEGKAAAIISGPWNIDPFTKAGVNFGVAKLPALSNGENMSSFVGVKSYNVSSYSKNAELAEELVEFLANEENSKKRFEVTKEVPAVQALANDPVVAESEAAQAVAEQSQFSELTPNIPEMNEVWTPADAALQTIATGKAQPKAALDQAVETIKGQIEAKHGGK; from the coding sequence ATGAAGAGCTATAAAAAGTTATTTGGAATGATGAGTGGTATTGCTTTAAGTTTAGCGCTAGTTGGTTGTGGACCTCAGGAAAGTAGTGAAGAAGGTTCAGAGGTTAAGGACGAAACGAAAACTCAGGAATTATTAGTGTGGGAAGATATAGAGAAATCATCAGGTATTAAAGATGCCGTTGCAAAATTTGAAGAAGAGCATGATGTTACCGTAAAAGTTGTAGAAAAGGCTTATGCTCAGCAAATTGAAGATTTACGTTTAGATGGTCCAGCTGGTACAGGTCCAGATGTATTGACAATGCCTGGTGACCAAATTGGAACGGCAGTGACAGAAGGATTAATTAAAGAATTGGATGTTAGTGAAGATATACAATCTATTTATACTGAAGTTGCTATGCAGTCGCAAAAAGTAGATAACAAAGTTTACGGATTACCAAAAGCAGTTGAAACAACAATGCTTTATTATAATAAAGATCTTGTTTCTGAGGAAGAGCTACCAGCAACATTAGATGAATGGTATGAGTTTTCTAAAGAAGTAACTGATGGTGAAAAGTTTGGATTCTTGGCATTATTTGATCAAATTTATTATGCGCAAAGTGTTTTGAGTGGATATGGCGGATATATCTTTGGTAAAGATGATAGCGGTGCATTTGATGCAGCTGATATCGGTTTAAACAATCAAGGTGCAGTTGAAGGTGCGCAGTACATTCAGAAGTTTTATCAAGAGGGATTGTTCCCAGCAGGAATTATCGGAGAACAAGGTATTAATGTATTAGAATCTTTATTCACAGAAGGAAAAGCTGCAGCTATTATCTCTGGCCCTTGGAATATTGATCCTTTTACAAAGGCAGGAGTTAATTTCGGTGTAGCTAAATTACCAGCATTATCAAATGGTGAAAACATGAGCTCATTCGTTGGTGTGAAAAGCTACAATGTCAGCAGTTATTCAAAAAATGCTGAGCTTGCTGAAGAGTTAGTGGAATTCCTTGCGAACGAAGAAAACTCTAAAAAACGTTTTGAAGTAACAAAAGAAGTTCCAGCGGTACAAGCTTTAGCAAATGATCCTGTTGTAGCAGAAAGTGAGGCAGCACAAGCTGTTGCGGAACAATCTCAGTTCTCAGAATTAACACCTAATATTCCTGAAATGAACGAAGTTTGGACACCAGCAGATGCAGCATTACAAACAATCGCTACGGGTAAGGCACAACCGAAAGCAGCATTAGATCAAGCGGTTGAAACAATTAAAGGACAAATTGAAGCAAAACACGGTGGTAAATAA
- a CDS encoding PTS mannitol transporter subunit IICB codes for METNQNKGDFRVKIQRFGSYLSGMIMPNIGAFIAWGIITALFIPTGWTPNEQLATLVGPMITYLLPLLIGYTGGKMIYDVRGGVVGATATMGVIVGAEIPMFLGAMIMGPLGGYLIKKLDGLLKDKVRSGFEMLVNNFSAGILGALLTLAALMGIGPVVEGINKVLAGAVQAIFDAGLLPLASIFIEPAKVLFLNNAINHGILSPIGIEQASKAGKSILFLLESNPGPGLGILLAYMFFGRGSAKQTAPGAVIIHFLGGIHEIYFPYILMKPMLILAAIAGGISGVFTFSIFNAGLVASPSPGSIIALLAMTPRGNYTGVLLGVIVATAVSFAVASLILKASKQKEEDLTDATAKMEALKGKKSSVSETLTTAEPVKTAEEFDFNNVNKIIFACDAGMGSSAMGASILRNKVQKADIKDVEVTNTSINNIPNDADIVITHKDLTDRAKAKLPNAHHVSVDNFLNSPRYEEIINELK; via the coding sequence ATGGAAACAAACCAAAATAAAGGTGACTTCCGCGTTAAGATTCAACGTTTCGGAAGTTATTTAAGCGGCATGATTATGCCAAATATAGGAGCATTTATCGCATGGGGAATTATTACTGCATTATTCATTCCTACAGGATGGACGCCAAATGAACAACTCGCAACATTAGTAGGTCCAATGATTACGTATCTGTTGCCACTCTTAATTGGATACACAGGTGGTAAGATGATTTATGATGTTCGTGGTGGTGTCGTTGGTGCGACTGCAACAATGGGGGTAATCGTTGGCGCAGAAATCCCAATGTTCTTGGGTGCAATGATTATGGGTCCACTTGGTGGATATTTAATCAAAAAGCTTGATGGCTTATTAAAGGATAAAGTTAGATCAGGTTTTGAAATGCTAGTGAATAACTTTTCAGCTGGTATTTTAGGTGCTTTGTTAACATTAGCAGCACTAATGGGGATCGGCCCTGTTGTAGAAGGAATAAATAAAGTACTAGCTGGTGCGGTTCAAGCAATTTTTGATGCAGGTTTATTACCACTTGCAAGTATTTTCATCGAACCAGCAAAGGTACTATTCCTAAACAATGCCATTAACCACGGTATTTTAAGTCCGATTGGAATAGAGCAAGCTTCAAAAGCTGGCAAGTCAATTCTTTTCTTACTAGAATCAAACCCTGGTCCTGGGTTAGGGATTTTATTAGCTTACATGTTCTTTGGAAGAGGCTCTGCAAAACAAACAGCTCCTGGAGCAGTTATTATCCACTTCTTAGGTGGTATTCATGAGATCTACTTCCCGTATATTCTTATGAAACCAATGTTAATCCTTGCAGCGATTGCTGGTGGAATTAGTGGGGTCTTCACGTTCTCAATCTTTAATGCAGGCTTAGTTGCAAGTCCTTCACCAGGAAGTATTATTGCTTTACTTGCTATGACACCAAGAGGTAACTATACTGGTGTACTACTAGGTGTAATTGTGGCTACAGCTGTATCATTTGCAGTTGCTTCATTAATCTTAAAAGCTAGCAAGCAAAAAGAAGAAGATTTAACAGATGCAACAGCAAAAATGGAAGCATTAAAAGGTAAAAAGAGCTCAGTAAGTGAAACATTAACAACAGCAGAACCTGTAAAAACTGCTGAAGAATTTGATTTTAACAATGTTAATAAAATTATTTTCGCATGTGATGCGGGTATGGGTTCTAGTGCGATGGGTGCTTCTATCCTACGCAATAAAGTCCAAAAGGCAGACATAAAAGATGTAGAGGTGACAAATACTTCTATTAATAACATCCCAAATGATGCTGATATCGTGATCACACATAAGGACTTAACTGATCGTGCAAAAGCGAAACTGCCTAATGCACATCATGTTTCAGTTGATAACTTCCTTAACAGTCCAAGATATGAAGAGATCATAAACGAATTAAAATAA